The Puntigrus tetrazona isolate hp1 chromosome 4, ASM1883169v1, whole genome shotgun sequence genome includes a window with the following:
- the tmem63a gene encoding CSC1-like protein 1, producing MPRFITEVEPDGMASSWWEHFSVSVSNRTVDRDNTSCFSATQSTVLKGVNFGGVPIVLLIDFSLFVILLMVFTLIRRRLWDHGRLALVAETERFRHATKRRYSRMTSSMSGEEPEYEKGCCSWINFIVNMDETSVQEKCGVDAVHYLSFQKHLVILLLIISVLSVTIILPVNLSGNLLGNDPYSFGRTTIGNLKQGDMLLWLHTVFAVLYLMITVALLRRHTSKMKGTKREIARNTLFVRPVPTAASKECIKTHFMEAYPTCQVTDVNLCYDVAKLIALNRNRKHAEKNLQHYNKILQRQGHREVINPRSCSHLCCCHCKGCEEVDAIEFYSSQEAALREEEDKLKEREELRPLGMAFVSLQNEYMATYILKDFNALQCGGGVRGVAGEEMGRVIRCGCGREPQPSSKSAELRVNKWKVNYAPHPYNIYWENLSIRGWRWWLRFVVLNVALFVLLFFLTTPSIIITTMDKFNVTKPIHYLNSAVISQFFPTILLWTFSALLPTIVYYSTLGEAHWTRSSENMSMMYKLYIFLIFMVLILPSLGLTSLAVFFRWVFDKQSDGKLKFECVFLPDQGAFFVNYVIAAALVGSGMELLRLPGLLLYIVRLALAHSAAERKYVKQNQAYEFEYGAMYGWTLCVFTVIMAYSITCPVIVPFGLLYLLLKHLVDKHNLYFAYLPARLDRQVHLGAVNQALAAPIICLIWLYFFSVLRTGFSAATSMFTLVVLCVTIFICLSYTCFGHFKYLSPHNYNVKEEEEDADRGSQSSSASVYLPKVLNPDASSESDECSVHHSYGTTDTSPPFLSTEEDCPDSDI from the exons ATGCCTCGGTTCATAACGGAAGTTGAACCGGACGGG ATGGCCTCCTCGTGGTGGGAGCACTTTTCTGTGTCGGTGAGTAACAGAACTGTAGATAGGGACAACACGAGCTGTTTCAGTGCTACTCAGAGCACCGTCCTCAAGGGGGTGAACTTTGGAGGAGTGCCCATCGTTCTGCTCATCGACTTCTCACTCTTCGTG ATACTGCTAATGGTCTTCACTCTGATCAGAAGGAGACTGTGGGATCATGGGAGACTCGCTCTTGTCGCAGAGACTGAAAG GTTCAGACATGCTACTAAACGGCGTTACAGTAGAATGACATCATCCATGTCCGGCGAAGAGCCCGAATATGAAAAG GGTTGCTGCTCCTGGATCAACTTCATCGTCAATATGGA tgagACTTCAGTCCAGGAGAAATGTGGGGTGGATGCAGTACATTATCTGTCGTTTCAGAAACACCTGGTCATCCTGCTCTTGATCATCTCTGTGCTTTCTGTCACCATCATCCTACCAGTCAATCTATCTGGCAACCTGCTGg GCAATGATCCCTACAGTTTTGGGAGAACTACCATAGGGAATCTTAAGCAGgg TGATATGCTGCTTTGGCTGCACACAGTATTTGCAGTTCTGTATCTCATGATTACCGTGGCCCTGCTGAGACGGCATACCTCTAAAATGAAGGGAACCAAGAGAGAGATA GCTAGAAATACCCTGTTTGTGAGGCCTGTACCCACTGCAGCCAGTAAAGAGTGTATAAAAACTCACTTCAT GGAGGCGTACCCTACCTGTCAAGTGACTGATGTTAACTTGTGTTATGATGTTGCCAAACTGATTGCCCTCAACAGAAACAG AAAACATGCCGAAAAAAACCTGCAACATTACAATAAGATACTGCAGCGGCAGGGACACCGTGAGGTCATCAACCCGCGCTCGTGCAGCCACCTGTGCTGCTGCCACTGTAAGGGCTGTGAAGAG gtTGATGCTATAGAGTTCTACAGCTCACAGGAAGCTGCTTTGCGTGAGGAAGAAGACAAACTGAAGGAGAGGGAAGAACTGCGTCCTCTGGGAATGGCATTTGTCTCTCTGCAAAATGAGTATATGGCCACTTA tATTCTGAAAGATTTCAATGCACTGCAATGTGGAGGCGGGGTTAGGGGTGTGGCCGGAGAAGAAATGGGCCGGGTAATCAGGTGTGGGTGTGGCCGGGAGCCTCAACCTTCCTCTAAGAGCGCAGAACTGAGGGTGAACAAATGGAAAGTGAATTACGCTCCTCACCCGTATAATATCTACTG GGAGAATTTGTCAATACGCGGGTGGCGATGGTGGCTACGCTTTGTGGTGCTTAATGTAGCACTCTTTGTCCTTCTCTTCTTCCTCACAACGCCctccatcatcatcaccaccatgGACAAGTTTAATGTCACCAAGCCCATTCACTATCTGAAC AGCGCCGTTATCAGCCAGTTCTTCCCCACTATTCTGCTGTGGACCTTCTCGGCCCTGTTGCCCACCATAGTCTATTACTCTACACTCGGAGAGGCCCACTGGACCAG GTCCAGCGAAAATATGAGCATGATGTACAAGCTCTACATCTTCCTGATCTTCATGGTTTTGATTTTGCCCTCACTGGGCCTCACCAG TCTAGCCGTGTTTTTCCGCTGGGTGTTTGATAAGCAGTCTGACGGGAAGCTGAAGTTCGA gtgtgtgtttttacctGATCAGGGGGCGTTCTTTGTAAATTACGTGATTGCGGCGGCTCTGGTGGGCTCGGGCATGGAGCTGCTGCGGTTGCCAGGGTTGCTGCTCTACATCGTGCGTCTGGCACTCGCGCATTCAGCTGCTGAGAGGAAATATGTTAAACAG AATCAGGCGTATGAGTTCGAGTACGGAGCGATGTACGGATggactctgtgtgtgttcacggTCATCATGGCGTACAGCATCACCTGCCCTGTCATCGTTCCCTTCG GATTGCTGTACCTGCTGCTGAAACACCTGGTGGACAAGCACAACCTGTATTTTGCTTACCTGCCCGCCCGCCTTGATCGGCAGGTTCACCTGGGAGCTGTCAATCAAGCTCTGGCTGCACCAATCATATGCCTGATTTGGCTTTATTTCTTCTCTGTGCTCAGAACAG GCTTCAGCGCGGCTACGTCAATGTTCACTTTAGTGGTTCTGTGTGTGACCATCTTTATCTGTTTAAGTTACACCTGCTTCGGACATTTCAAATACCTCAGTCCGCACAACTACAAT GTtaaggaggaggaagaagacgCAGATAGAGGTTCACAGAGCTCATCTGCATCG GTTTATCTTCCCAAAGTTTTGAACCCAGATGCATCATCTGAATCTGATGAGTGCAGCGTTCACCATTCATACGGCACCACAGACACGAGTCCGCCCTTCCTCAGCACTGAGGAAGACTGTCCAGACTCGGATATCTAA